One Actinomycetota bacterium DNA segment encodes these proteins:
- a CDS encoding S8 family serine peptidase, whose product MKIPRPLKPRRPGRRRKTAALATLLCLVLTLFVNPPKALAVDSQSLPILLVNGAIYPRVFDVTDLPAAFRADAPGAGTEALYLVQCAGPIREDWLEEIKSRGAKPRGYLANNTLVAGMDAGVFSQVSRLSFISWSGLYQPYYKISPVLQLRLVQGGEVTALAQLYDARLLGPVLEALRTMPLEILAWGGDDWCGIVVMRLPVEELREVAALPAVEWLDLYGAGTLPSLVGPGTGEVNVPDGRGTAHEGRSSVASTTGFPETVAVSDTGLEYPSSNALPAWLAGRVVERVSMRGGGDPWLPGHGTATTMVLLAGDTLDEQQPEVKPIRVILYATGYGLGIPQLPVSMYSLLEDTYTRGARVFLGGSVPEGGESLVRYGTYSFQRDAFAWRRPDMLIVEPAGNEGTDADGDGRVDAGSLLGGSCAKNVIGVGGCEGGKDPGDDNPTYSELDESFPGRFSALPLGKDASVGDTRGIAAFSSRGPTDDGRIKPDLVAPATGIPVPTPLSEEGSSTTVQWREGTLTWAFGTSLAAAILAGEAALLRGAVRTRIGKEPSAALIRALLVNGAEDLYPGQYGEESPEVPRAPNPVEGWGRPDGSWTGNRSSWLRLVDDVRGLRGGDTRIYRVEVRSMSELRVTLAWTDYPSLPQSRMRLVNDLDLRVIGPDGESYYPNGRRSRDPLNNTERVVIDVSGRPGKYTVEVKAWNVPLAPQPYALVIQGR is encoded by the coding sequence ATGAAGATCCCTCGCCCCCTAAAGCCTCGCCGACCGGGGAGAAGGAGAAAGACCGCGGCGCTCGCTACGCTTCTTTGCCTGGTTCTCACCTTGTTCGTCAACCCGCCGAAGGCGCTGGCCGTGGATTCCCAATCCCTCCCCATCCTGCTGGTGAACGGGGCCATCTACCCACGGGTTTTCGACGTCACCGATCTTCCGGCCGCCTTCCGGGCGGATGCTCCCGGAGCGGGAACGGAGGCCCTTTACCTGGTGCAGTGCGCGGGACCCATAAGGGAGGACTGGCTGGAGGAAATCAAAAGCCGCGGGGCGAAACCGAGGGGTTACCTGGCCAACAATACCCTGGTGGCGGGCATGGACGCCGGCGTCTTCTCCCAGGTCAGCAGGCTGAGCTTCATCTCCTGGAGCGGTCTCTACCAGCCCTATTACAAAATCTCGCCGGTCCTGCAGCTACGACTGGTGCAGGGAGGGGAGGTCACGGCGCTGGCCCAGCTCTACGACGCCCGCCTGCTGGGGCCGGTTCTCGAAGCCCTCCGGACCATGCCCCTGGAAATCCTTGCCTGGGGCGGCGACGACTGGTGCGGGATCGTGGTCATGCGCCTTCCCGTGGAGGAGTTGAGAGAGGTGGCCGCCTTGCCGGCGGTGGAATGGCTGGACCTCTACGGCGCGGGAACCCTGCCTTCCCTTGTGGGGCCGGGGACCGGTGAGGTCAATGTGCCTGATGGTAGGGGGACGGCGCATGAGGGAAGGTCTTCCGTGGCGAGCACGACCGGTTTCCCGGAAACGGTGGCCGTATCGGATACCGGGCTGGAATACCCTTCCAGCAACGCCCTTCCCGCTTGGCTGGCCGGGAGGGTGGTGGAGAGGGTTTCCATGCGTGGTGGCGGGGATCCGTGGTTACCGGGTCACGGGACGGCGACGACGATGGTACTCCTGGCCGGAGATACCCTGGACGAGCAGCAGCCGGAAGTGAAGCCCATCCGGGTTATCCTCTACGCCACGGGCTACGGCCTGGGAATCCCTCAGCTTCCGGTATCCATGTACTCCCTGCTGGAGGACACCTATACCAGGGGTGCCCGGGTCTTCCTGGGCGGGAGCGTGCCGGAGGGAGGTGAATCACTGGTTCGATACGGAACCTATTCCTTCCAGCGGGATGCCTTCGCCTGGAGACGGCCGGACATGCTCATCGTGGAGCCGGCGGGAAACGAGGGCACGGATGCGGATGGTGACGGCCGCGTGGACGCGGGAAGCCTCCTTGGGGGGAGTTGCGCCAAGAACGTCATAGGTGTTGGGGGATGCGAGGGCGGAAAGGATCCCGGGGACGACAACCCCACATACAGCGAACTGGACGAAAGTTTCCCGGGGAGGTTTTCCGCCCTTCCCCTGGGGAAGGATGCCAGCGTGGGCGATACCCGTGGGATAGCGGCTTTCAGCTCCCGGGGTCCCACCGACGACGGGAGGATCAAGCCGGACCTGGTGGCTCCGGCCACCGGCATCCCGGTGCCCACTCCTCTGAGCGAGGAAGGATCGTCCACCACGGTGCAGTGGAGAGAAGGCACATTGACCTGGGCCTTCGGGACCAGCCTGGCCGCCGCAATCCTGGCCGGGGAGGCCGCCCTCCTACGCGGAGCTGTCCGCACCCGCATCGGAAAGGAACCCTCGGCAGCCCTGATCAGAGCCCTCCTGGTGAACGGGGCCGAGGACCTGTACCCGGGGCAGTACGGCGAGGAAAGCCCGGAGGTGCCGCGCGCCCCCAACCCGGTTGAGGGGTGGGGCCGTCCCGATGGTTCCTGGACCGGGAACCGGTCGTCGTGGCTCAGGCTGGTGGACGACGTGAGGGGGTTGAGGGGGGGCGACACGCGTATATATCGTGTGGAGGTCCGTTCCATGAGCGAGTTGAGGGTCACCCTGGCCTGGACGGACTATCCTTCACTTCCCCAGAGCCGCATGCGCCTGGTAAACGACCTCGATCTCCGGGTTATCGGCCCCGATGGGGAGTCTTACTATCCCAACGGAAGGCGCTCCAGGGACCCGTTGAACAACACGGAACGCGTGGTCATCGACGTATCCGGAAGACCTGGAAAGTACACGGTGGAGGTGAAAGCCTGGAACGTTCCCCTGGCGCCGCAGCCTTATGCCCTGGTCATCCAGGGAAGATAG
- a CDS encoding uroporphyrinogen decarboxylase family protein, whose translation MNLFDLVLSRGRRMVALPGGAVAARLAGVSVGDAAREAEIQVRALRSFKERFGPDVVFTLMDLTVEAEALGLEVDFHPDCPPSLPRQDLPRLKRFLELEPPDPESAGRMPVLLRVLEELAGEDDVLWGTFATGPLTLIDRLAGEDGWPSQLNTEADLAEALGFATAVVGSYAAALGSRADLVVVVDPAAGELPERAFARHYRPYLKALFGIVRSAGSACFYHICGDVTRLLGDIGSAGAEGILLDPETEPSRAAEELPRNMLVMGNLDGERTVSRGSEDDVRWETRRALRSMRRHPNFILSTGCLLPADAPPVNIDVLVEETRNWKPLEGF comes from the coding sequence ATGAACCTTTTCGACCTCGTCCTGAGCCGAGGTCGGCGCATGGTAGCCCTGCCGGGCGGAGCCGTGGCCGCCCGGCTGGCGGGAGTCTCCGTGGGGGACGCGGCGCGGGAGGCGGAAATCCAGGTGCGGGCCCTGCGCTCTTTCAAGGAGCGGTTCGGGCCGGACGTCGTCTTCACGCTCATGGATCTGACCGTGGAGGCGGAAGCCCTGGGGCTGGAGGTCGATTTTCATCCCGACTGTCCTCCGAGCCTCCCCAGGCAGGACCTCCCCAGGCTGAAACGCTTCCTGGAGCTCGAGCCTCCCGATCCGGAAAGCGCGGGAAGAATGCCCGTCCTTCTGAGGGTTCTGGAAGAACTGGCGGGGGAAGACGACGTGCTTTGGGGGACTTTCGCTACCGGCCCTCTTACCCTTATCGACCGGCTGGCGGGTGAGGACGGCTGGCCCTCCCAGCTGAACACGGAGGCGGATTTGGCGGAAGCTCTAGGTTTCGCCACCGCGGTGGTCGGTTCCTACGCCGCTGCCCTGGGCTCGCGTGCCGACCTGGTGGTGGTGGTCGATCCGGCCGCCGGAGAGCTTCCGGAGCGCGCCTTCGCCCGCCACTACCGACCCTACCTCAAGGCCCTCTTCGGCATCGTGAGGTCGGCGGGATCGGCCTGCTTTTACCACATCTGCGGGGACGTCACCCGCTTGCTGGGAGACATCGGCTCCGCGGGTGCGGAGGGCATACTACTGGACCCGGAGACCGAGCCCTCCCGGGCCGCGGAGGAGCTGCCCCGCAACATGCTGGTCATGGGAAACCTGGACGGGGAGCGCACTGTGAGCAGGGGCAGCGAGGACGACGTTCGCTGGGAGACGCGCCGGGCGCTGCGCTCCATGCGCCGTCACCCCAATTTCATCCTGTCCACCGGCTGCCTTCTCCCGGCGGATGCGCCACCGGTGAACATTGACGTCCTCGTGGAGGAAACCAGGAACTGGAAACCGCTGGAAGGTTTCTGA
- a CDS encoding long-chain fatty acid--CoA ligase, giving the protein MELEEIRLRNMRQLTIGEMVSRNAAKMPGREAVVFEGKRFTYREFDCRTNRLANALVGRGYRKGDKLAQLLFNCNQLVESYVGMAKMGGVSVPLNFRLKAGEILYQLENSASRALLFGEEFVPVVEEIRAAAPHLDYFCVGNNVPPFARPYEELLEEGGDGYPAVVVEDDDPAFIMYTSGTTGKPKGAVLTHKNQLMNVINCLFELSKELPWQDHERVQFVAPLFHEAALALALVTLYVNGTLLILRFFEPDKLMRQIEEEAVTVTFMPPVMSTFVLNSVDVRAYDTSSLRILISGAAILPTETRKQLNLAFPNVSLFDAFGQTEMSPVTTILKPSQAERHPASVGQAVINVEIRVVDDEDRDVPPGEVGEIVYRGPTVMKEYYRDPEATAEALRGGWFHSGDMVRMDEEGFVYVVDRKKDVIISGGENIYPAEIEDVLYRHPKILEAAVIGVHDPVWGEAVMAVVVPKPGESLTKEEVVEWCAEHLAGYKKPRYVEFMDALPRNAAMKVVKGELRSRYGKAIRYD; this is encoded by the coding sequence ATGGAGCTCGAGGAAATCCGGTTAAGGAACATGCGGCAACTGACCATCGGCGAGATGGTCTCCCGCAACGCGGCCAAAATGCCCGGCAGGGAAGCCGTGGTCTTTGAGGGGAAGCGCTTCACCTACCGGGAATTCGACTGCCGCACCAACCGCCTGGCCAATGCCCTTGTCGGCCGCGGCTACCGCAAGGGCGACAAGCTCGCCCAGCTTCTCTTCAACTGCAACCAGCTGGTGGAGAGCTATGTCGGGATGGCCAAGATGGGAGGGGTTAGCGTGCCCCTCAACTTCCGCCTCAAGGCAGGAGAGATACTCTACCAGCTGGAGAACAGCGCATCGCGGGCCCTTCTCTTCGGGGAGGAATTTGTTCCCGTGGTGGAGGAGATACGCGCCGCCGCACCACACCTCGATTATTTCTGCGTGGGGAACAACGTCCCTCCTTTCGCCCGGCCCTACGAGGAGCTCCTGGAGGAGGGCGGCGACGGCTACCCGGCGGTGGTGGTGGAGGATGACGATCCCGCCTTCATCATGTACACCTCGGGTACCACCGGAAAGCCCAAGGGTGCGGTTCTCACCCACAAGAACCAGCTCATGAACGTCATCAACTGCCTCTTCGAGCTGTCCAAGGAGCTGCCCTGGCAGGACCACGAAAGGGTGCAGTTCGTGGCTCCACTCTTCCACGAGGCGGCCCTGGCCCTGGCCCTGGTCACCCTGTACGTGAACGGCACCCTGCTCATCCTCCGCTTCTTCGAGCCCGACAAGCTCATGCGGCAGATAGAGGAGGAGGCGGTGACCGTGACCTTCATGCCCCCGGTTATGTCCACCTTCGTCCTCAACTCCGTGGATGTCCGGGCCTATGACACCTCCAGCCTGCGCATCCTCATCTCCGGCGCGGCCATCCTGCCCACGGAAACACGCAAGCAACTGAACCTGGCTTTTCCCAACGTTTCACTCTTCGACGCCTTCGGGCAGACGGAGATGAGCCCGGTCACTACCATCCTCAAGCCCTCCCAGGCGGAGAGGCACCCCGCTTCCGTGGGCCAGGCGGTGATCAACGTGGAGATCCGCGTGGTTGACGACGAGGACCGCGACGTGCCCCCGGGCGAGGTGGGGGAGATAGTGTACCGGGGACCCACGGTGATGAAGGAATATTACCGCGACCCGGAGGCCACCGCGGAAGCCCTGCGGGGAGGCTGGTTCCACTCCGGGGACATGGTGCGCATGGACGAGGAGGGGTTCGTCTACGTGGTGGACCGGAAAAAGGACGTCATCATCTCCGGCGGAGAGAACATTTATCCCGCGGAGATCGAGGACGTGCTCTACCGGCATCCCAAGATCCTGGAAGCGGCAGTCATCGGCGTGCATGACCCGGTTTGGGGGGAAGCGGTCATGGCCGTGGTAGTCCCTAAGCCGGGTGAATCCCTGACCAAGGAAGAGGTGGTGGAGTGGTGCGCGGAGCACCTGGCGGGATACAAGAAGCCCAGATACGTGGAGTTTATGGACGCCCTGCCGCGTAACGCGGCCATGAAGGTGGTGAAGGGAGAACTACGCTCGCGCTACGGCAAGGCTATTCGCTATGACTGA
- a CDS encoding cupin domain-containing protein, translating to MKIVHYTEVPAENPGAETRGVTIRWLISREDGAPNYYMRVFEISPGGYSPPHRHPWEHEVYILSGEGEVVGEEGAKPLRPGTAVFVPGDELHQFKNTGQQLLRFICTIPSSGT from the coding sequence ATGAAGATCGTCCATTACACCGAGGTCCCGGCGGAGAACCCGGGAGCGGAGACCAGGGGGGTGACCATCCGCTGGCTCATCTCTCGAGAGGACGGGGCTCCCAACTACTACATGAGGGTCTTCGAGATCTCCCCGGGAGGTTATTCACCCCCGCACCGCCATCCCTGGGAACACGAGGTCTACATCCTTTCCGGGGAGGGTGAGGTGGTGGGCGAGGAAGGAGCGAAGCCGTTGAGGCCGGGGACTGCCGTCTTCGTCCCCGGGGATGAGCTGCACCAGTTCAAGAACACGGGCCAGCAGCTTTTGCGCTTCATTTGCACCATCCCTTCCTCCGGGACCTGA